Genomic segment of Rhodococcus rhodochrous:
TGAAGGCCGACGCGCCGCCCGCGCCGATCAGCGCTCCCCACACCTCGGGACGATGGGTCGCTCGGTAACCTCTTGCCGTTCCCGCTCCGAATCGCTCCGCAGGCGGTGTCGTGCGCATCCAGTTCCCCCAACTCCGAGTCGACCACCGGTCCTGTGGACGCTAGCGGATGGGTGGTCGGTCGTCGTCAGAGTTCGCGCCAACTCCCGTCGTTCATGTCGTGTCCGTGCGCGGCCATCAACATGAGACCACCGTCGACAGGGATCGAGCGGCCCGTCAGATACGACGAGCGTGGGGACGCGAGGAAGGCGACGACGGAGGCGACCTCGTTGACGTGCCCGGGGCGCCCGGTGGGGTTGCCCGGCCGCTCCTCGTGGAAGGCCTCGGATTCGTCCATGCCGGTCATCGGCGTGGAGATCTCACCGGGAGCCACAGAGTTGACCGTGATGCCGTACCGGGCCCATTCGAGGGCGAGACACTGGGTGAGCATGCCGAGACCGGCCTTCGCCGTGCAGTACGCGGAGGCCCCGTAACGGGGAACGTGCTCGTGGACGCTCGTGATGTTGACGATGCGGCCGCCGCGCCCGGAGTCGATCATGTGTCGCGCGGCGCGCTGGGAGCACAGGAACGGGCCGTCGAGGTCGGTGGAGAGCATCTCCCGCCACCGTTCGAAGGACAGGTCGAGCACCTCGTCGCGGTGACCGGTGCCGGCGTTGTTGACCAGCACCCCGAGGCCGCCGAGTTTCTCGGCGAGCTCGTCGATCACGTCGGCGGTGTCCGGGCTGGTCAGGTCCTGCCGGGCCACGAAGCACCGCTGCCCGCGCTGTTCGACCGCGGCGCGGGTGTCCTCGGCCCCTGCCTCGTCGGTGTGGAAGGTGATACCGACGTCGAACCCCTCGGCGGCGAGCAGTTCGGCGGTCGCCTTGCCCATCCCCGAGTCGGCGCCGGTGACGATGGCGAGTCTGTCGTGAGCTGGAGTGGTCATGGGTCGTGGTTACCCGTGAGTGCCCGCGGCACACTGTGAACCCACGGCAGACTGGGGGCCATGCGTCTGTTGCTGCTCGCCGACACCCACGTACCGACGCGCGCCCGCGACCTGCCGTCGCAGGTGTGGGACGAGGTGGACCGCGTGGACGTGGTGATCCACGCCGGCGACTGGATGGACGTGGCACTGCTCGACGTGCTGGAGGAACGGTCGCGGCAGCTGGTCGCGTGCTGGGGCAACAACGACGGTCCGATCCTGCGGGAACGGTTGC
This window contains:
- a CDS encoding SDR family oxidoreductase, whose amino-acid sequence is MTTPAHDRLAIVTGADSGMGKATAELLAAEGFDVGITFHTDEAGAEDTRAAVEQRGQRCFVARQDLTSPDTADVIDELAEKLGGLGVLVNNAGTGHRDEVLDLSFERWREMLSTDLDGPFLCSQRAARHMIDSGRGGRIVNITSVHEHVPRYGASAYCTAKAGLGMLTQCLALEWARYGITVNSVAPGEISTPMTGMDESEAFHEERPGNPTGRPGHVNEVASVVAFLASPRSSYLTGRSIPVDGGLMLMAAHGHDMNDGSWREL